The Actinomadura sp. WMMB 499 genome includes a window with the following:
- a CDS encoding DUF5959 family protein codes for MTDRDLPDLIHLADEQGNSVVHRLTHRDGEVLIGEIEVRSTFVNGRVASSVFPDSWLDDHCERLDRIREAIDD; via the coding sequence ATGACAGATCGCGATTTGCCGGACCTGATTCATTTGGCGGACGAACAAGGCAACAGCGTCGTCCACCGGCTCACGCACCGGGACGGCGAAGTCCTGATCGGCGAGATCGAGGTCCGCAGCACCTTCGTGAACGGCCGGGTCGCGAGCAGCGTGTTCCCCGACAGCTGGCTCGACGACCACTGCGAGCGCCTCGACCGGATCCGAGAGGCGATCGATGACTAG
- a CDS encoding MoaD/ThiS family protein, which translates to MSTVSVRIPTILRTYTGGESEVKAEGETLRAVIADLEANHSGISARVLDDAGKLRRFVNVYVGDEDVRFAEGLDTPTPAGTQISIIPAVAGG; encoded by the coding sequence ATGAGCACCGTGTCCGTCCGGATCCCGACGATCCTGCGCACCTACACCGGCGGCGAGTCGGAGGTGAAGGCCGAGGGCGAGACCCTGCGCGCCGTCATCGCCGACCTCGAGGCGAACCACAGCGGGATCTCCGCCCGCGTCCTCGACGACGCCGGCAAGCTCCGCCGGTTCGTCAACGTGTACGTGGGCGACGAGGACGTCCGGTTCGCCGAGGGCCTCGACACCCCGACCCCCGCCGGCACCCAGATCTCGATCATTCCCGCGGTCGCCGGCGGCTGA
- the thrC gene encoding threonine synthase, with translation MANTPVTADLGPATALVCRECGATRDLGPFYVCDECFGPLEISYDFGGVTRADIESGPRNIWRYRGLLPVPSDVASTPNTEPGLTRLVRADNLAEALGLQKLWVKDDSGNPTHSFKDRVVAVALAAARELGFKVLACPSTGNLANAVAAAASRAGIRSAVFVPSNLESQKIITTAVYGGTFVTVDGNYDDVNRLASEIAGEQDDWAFVNVNVRPYYAEGSKTLGYEIAEQLGWRLPDQIVVPIASGSQLTKIDKAFQELIKLGLVEDRPYKVFGAQAAGCSPVSAAFKAGHDVIRPVKPDTIAKSLAIGNPADGPYVLDVARRTGGAIEDVTDEQVVEGIRLLARTEGVFGETAGGVTVATLRKLVEGGALDPSAETVIINSGDGLKTLDAVAPVVAPSANIAPSLEAFRAAGLA, from the coding sequence ATGGCAAACACGCCTGTCACCGCCGACCTCGGCCCCGCTACCGCCCTCGTCTGCCGCGAATGCGGTGCGACCCGCGATCTCGGCCCGTTCTACGTGTGCGACGAGTGTTTCGGCCCCCTCGAGATCTCCTACGACTTCGGCGGCGTCACCCGCGCCGACATCGAGTCCGGGCCCCGCAACATCTGGCGGTACCGCGGGCTGCTGCCCGTCCCGTCCGACGTCGCCTCCACGCCCAACACCGAGCCCGGCCTGACCCGGCTCGTCCGCGCCGACAACCTCGCCGAGGCGCTCGGCCTGCAGAAGCTGTGGGTGAAGGACGACAGCGGCAACCCGACCCACTCGTTCAAGGACCGCGTCGTCGCCGTCGCGCTCGCCGCCGCCCGCGAGCTGGGCTTCAAGGTGCTGGCGTGCCCGTCCACCGGCAACCTCGCGAACGCCGTCGCCGCCGCCGCGTCCCGCGCCGGGATCCGCTCCGCGGTGTTCGTCCCGTCCAACCTCGAGTCGCAGAAGATCATCACGACGGCGGTCTACGGCGGCACGTTCGTCACCGTCGACGGCAACTACGACGACGTGAACCGGCTCGCGTCCGAGATCGCCGGCGAGCAGGACGACTGGGCGTTCGTGAACGTCAACGTGCGTCCGTACTACGCCGAGGGCTCCAAGACCCTCGGCTACGAGATCGCCGAGCAGCTCGGCTGGCGGCTGCCCGACCAGATCGTCGTCCCGATCGCGTCCGGCTCCCAGCTCACCAAGATCGACAAGGCGTTCCAGGAGCTCATCAAGCTCGGCCTCGTCGAGGACCGCCCCTACAAGGTCTTCGGCGCGCAGGCCGCCGGCTGCTCCCCGGTGTCCGCCGCGTTCAAGGCCGGGCACGACGTGATCCGCCCGGTCAAGCCCGATACCATCGCCAAGTCGCTCGCCATCGGCAACCCCGCCGACGGCCCGTACGTCCTGGACGTCGCCCGCCGCACCGGCGGCGCCATCGAGGACGTCACCGACGAGCAGGTCGTCGAAGGCATCCGGCTGCTCGCCCGCACCGAGGGCGTCTTCGGCGAGACCGCGGGCGGCGTCACCGTCGCCACCCTCCGCAAGCTGGTCGAGGGCGGCGCGCTCGACCCGTCCGCGGAAACCGTGATCATCAACTCCGGGGACGGGCTGAAGACGCTGGACGCCGTCGCCCCGGTGGTCGCGCCGAGTGCGAACATCGCCCCGTCCCTGGAGGCGTTCCGCGCCGCGGGCCTGGCCTGA
- a CDS encoding cation diffusion facilitator family transporter, giving the protein MSRSETTKTVLVALTANLVLAVAKIIAGMVSASSAMLAEGAHSVGDTLNQAFLLVSLRRSARRPDRRHPFGYGNERYFWTLMAAFGIFVAGAGFSIFEGVLTMMGRGGSGTGVVLAYAVLGLAAILEGVSWIRAFYQARMETRRTDRDMVEHVRRSPDITFKTALFEDSAAMIGLVLAAAGLTLREITGSDFWDGLASVLIGVLLIGLAFVIGRESKGLIIGRAADPEVQRGIHAEIAGASGVTGVESLLTMHFGPEELLVAAKVHFSDHISADEAEDVAGLVDRRLRERYPLVRHVFLDPTQAPAPSPQVKGA; this is encoded by the coding sequence ATGAGCCGGTCCGAGACAACGAAAACCGTCCTGGTCGCCCTCACCGCGAACCTCGTGCTCGCGGTGGCCAAGATCATCGCTGGCATGGTCTCCGCGTCCAGCGCCATGCTCGCGGAGGGCGCGCACTCCGTCGGCGACACCCTCAACCAGGCGTTCCTGCTGGTCTCGCTGCGGCGCAGCGCCCGGCGTCCCGACCGGCGCCACCCGTTCGGCTACGGCAACGAGCGCTACTTCTGGACGCTCATGGCCGCGTTCGGCATCTTCGTCGCCGGCGCCGGGTTCTCGATCTTCGAGGGCGTTCTCACCATGATGGGCCGCGGCGGCAGCGGCACCGGGGTCGTCCTCGCCTACGCCGTCCTCGGGCTCGCGGCGATCCTCGAGGGAGTGTCGTGGATCCGCGCCTTCTACCAGGCCCGCATGGAGACCCGGCGGACCGACCGCGACATGGTCGAGCACGTCCGCAGGTCGCCCGACATCACGTTCAAGACCGCGCTGTTCGAGGACTCCGCCGCGATGATCGGCCTCGTGCTCGCCGCCGCCGGGCTCACCCTCCGCGAGATCACCGGATCCGACTTCTGGGACGGTCTCGCGTCCGTCCTCATCGGGGTGCTGCTGATCGGCCTCGCGTTCGTCATCGGCCGGGAGAGCAAGGGCCTGATCATCGGCCGGGCCGCCGACCCCGAGGTGCAGCGCGGCATCCACGCCGAGATCGCCGGGGCGTCCGGCGTGACGGGCGTGGAGTCCCTGCTGACCATGCACTTCGGCCCGGAGGAGCTCCTCGTCGCGGCGAAGGTGCACTTCTCCGACCACATCAGCGCCGACGAGGCCGAGGACGTCGCGGGCCTGGTCGACCGGCGGCTCCGCGAGCGCTACCCGCTCGTCCGGCACGTGTTCCTCGACCCCACCCAGGCCCCCGCGCCCAGCCCGCAGGTGAAGGGCGCGTGA
- a CDS encoding trehalose-6-phosphate synthase, with product MSRVLVASNRGPVSFAPSDGGGLTMRRGGGGLVSGLASVTGTAPDGEASGPDVLWVCAALGDGDRTAARRAPDGRIDLAGHDTGGAAVRMLDIPESTFHRAYNEIANSTLWFVHHLLYDTPRRPHFDARARRDWQSYEAYNAAFADALARDAAPGAKAAIQDYHLSLAPRMLRERRPDLKIVHFSHTPWAPPEYFRLLPDDIGERLLLGVLGADHAGFLTERWAAAFLECCALLPGARVDREARTVVCGGHVTRVGVHGLGVDGTALRERAAEPDVAERARALSGQVGDRQLIVRVDRTELSKNIVRGLAAYRELLVNHPEWRGRVVHLAFAYPSRYDLAEYREYTAAVRRMADRIVEEFGTETWDPLILQVDDDYPRSLAAYGLADVLLVNPIRDGMNLVAKEGPVLSRRGCALVLSREAGAAAELCADALMVNPYDVTQTAEALHRALLMPRAERAARGARLAAAATALPPQRWFADQLAALD from the coding sequence ATGAGTCGAGTGCTGGTGGCGTCGAACCGCGGCCCGGTCTCGTTCGCGCCGTCGGACGGCGGCGGGCTGACGATGCGGCGCGGGGGCGGCGGGCTGGTCTCGGGCCTCGCCTCCGTCACCGGCACCGCCCCGGACGGCGAGGCGTCCGGCCCGGACGTCCTGTGGGTGTGCGCGGCGCTCGGCGACGGGGACCGGACGGCCGCGCGGCGGGCCCCGGACGGCCGCATCGACCTCGCGGGGCACGACACCGGCGGCGCGGCGGTGCGGATGCTCGACATCCCGGAGTCCACGTTCCACCGCGCGTACAACGAGATCGCGAACTCGACGCTGTGGTTCGTCCACCACCTGCTGTACGACACCCCGCGCCGCCCCCATTTCGACGCACGCGCGCGCCGGGACTGGCAGTCGTACGAGGCGTACAACGCGGCGTTCGCGGACGCGCTCGCGCGGGACGCGGCGCCGGGCGCGAAGGCCGCGATCCAGGACTACCACCTGTCGCTGGCCCCGCGGATGCTCCGCGAGCGGCGCCCCGACCTGAAGATCGTCCACTTCTCGCACACGCCCTGGGCGCCGCCGGAGTACTTCCGGCTGCTGCCCGACGACATCGGCGAGCGGCTCCTGCTGGGCGTGCTCGGCGCCGACCACGCGGGCTTCCTGACGGAGCGGTGGGCGGCGGCGTTCCTGGAGTGCTGCGCGCTGCTGCCGGGCGCGCGCGTCGACCGCGAGGCCCGGACGGTCGTGTGCGGCGGGCACGTCACGCGGGTGGGCGTGCACGGGCTCGGCGTGGACGGGACGGCGCTGCGGGAGCGCGCGGCGGAGCCCGACGTCGCGGAACGGGCGCGCGCGCTGAGCGGGCAGGTGGGCGACCGTCAGCTCATCGTGCGCGTCGACAGGACGGAACTGTCCAAGAACATCGTGCGGGGGCTCGCGGCGTACCGGGAACTGCTCGTGAACCATCCGGAGTGGCGCGGACGCGTGGTGCACCTGGCGTTCGCGTACCCGTCGAGGTACGACCTGGCGGAGTACCGCGAGTACACGGCGGCGGTCCGGCGGATGGCGGACCGGATCGTCGAGGAGTTCGGCACCGAGACGTGGGACCCGCTGATCCTGCAGGTCGACGACGACTATCCGCGCTCGCTCGCGGCGTACGGCCTCGCGGACGTCCTGCTGGTGAACCCGATCCGGGACGGGATGAACCTCGTCGCCAAGGAGGGGCCGGTGCTGTCGCGGCGCGGTTGCGCGCTGGTGCTGTCGCGGGAGGCGGGCGCGGCGGCCGAACTGTGCGCGGACGCGCTCATGGTGAACCCGTACGACGTGACGCAGACGGCGGAGGCGCTGCACCGGGCGCTGCTGATGCCGCGGGCCGAGCGCGCGGCGCGCGGCGCCCGGCTCGCGGCGGCGGCGACGGCCCTGCCGCCGCAGCGCTGGTTCGCCGACCAGCTCGCGGCCCTCGACTGA
- a CDS encoding sulfotransferase: MSPGSAAPAERPIFVIGCPRSGTTMLQLMLHSHRRIAVAPETKFVLPCYTQRCEFGDLTDRSNRRALAEWITGRPQTKFHELGLDAAEIVEEIVAAPPTLGSAYGVVFRAYARRFGKPRWGDKRPSYARHTGTLLRMFPDAQFVHLVRDGRDCIASLQEMPWYDRDINHAISAWREAIDQGRRLASRLGPETYYELQYERLVADPADELIRLCAFLGEDFDPAMTAPQGLARRTVPLRKRWHGRTHDAVTSSQVGSWAQRLDSWQISLAEAAFGDRLAEFGYEPSGLPRPPPRTSPGTPRPARTAGWRGASRPSGNAGAAPTSRTRSNACWGPSPSG, encoded by the coding sequence ATGTCACCAGGCTCCGCCGCCCCCGCCGAGCGGCCGATCTTCGTCATCGGCTGCCCCCGCTCGGGAACGACGATGCTCCAGCTGATGCTGCACTCGCACCGGCGCATCGCGGTCGCCCCCGAGACCAAGTTCGTCCTGCCCTGCTACACGCAGCGGTGCGAATTCGGTGACCTGACGGACAGGTCGAACAGGCGGGCGCTGGCCGAGTGGATCACCGGGCGCCCGCAGACGAAGTTCCACGAGCTCGGCCTGGACGCCGCCGAGATCGTCGAGGAGATCGTCGCCGCCCCGCCCACGCTCGGCTCCGCCTACGGCGTCGTCTTCCGCGCGTACGCGCGCCGCTTCGGCAAGCCGCGCTGGGGCGACAAGCGCCCGAGCTACGCGCGGCACACCGGCACGCTGCTGCGGATGTTCCCGGACGCCCAGTTCGTCCACCTCGTGCGGGACGGCCGCGACTGCATCGCCTCCCTCCAGGAGATGCCCTGGTACGACCGCGACATCAACCACGCGATCTCCGCCTGGCGCGAGGCGATCGACCAGGGGCGCCGCCTCGCCTCCCGGCTCGGTCCCGAGACCTACTACGAACTGCAGTACGAGCGTCTCGTCGCCGACCCCGCCGACGAGCTGATCCGGCTCTGCGCCTTCCTCGGCGAGGACTTCGACCCCGCGATGACCGCCCCGCAGGGCCTCGCGCGCCGGACCGTCCCGCTGCGCAAGCGCTGGCACGGGCGCACGCACGACGCCGTCACCTCCAGCCAGGTGGGCTCGTGGGCGCAGCGGCTCGACTCGTGGCAGATCAGCCTGGCCGAGGCCGCCTTCGGCGACCGCCTCGCCGAGTTCGGGTACGAGCCGAGCGGCCTGCCCCGCCCCCCGCCGCGCACCTCGCCCGGTACGCCAAGACCAGCGCGCACCGCCGGATGGCGCGGCGCAAGCAGGCCGTCCGGGAACGCTGGCGCCGCACCCACGAGCCGAACCCGGTCGAATGCCTGCTGGGGCCCGAGCCCGTCCGGCTGA
- a CDS encoding RNA polymerase sigma factor, which translates to MAFDERTEELALRAAQGDQAALNDLLRKIEPDVLRHAARFLPCRQDAEEACQDALLQVARNIHRFEGRSRFSTWLHVVVANSSRSTYRSLKRRSVEQAGELPQQRPDPRRTSVIAGSRVDILDAMEDLEARKPDLIQALVLRDVSQLEYAEIAEQLKLPLGTVKSRIHEARRQVRQTLGESYT; encoded by the coding sequence ATGGCATTCGATGAACGGACCGAGGAGCTGGCCCTCCGGGCCGCGCAGGGCGACCAGGCCGCCCTCAACGACCTCCTCCGCAAGATCGAGCCGGACGTGCTGCGGCACGCCGCCCGGTTCCTGCCCTGCCGGCAGGACGCCGAGGAGGCCTGCCAGGACGCGTTGTTGCAGGTCGCGCGGAACATCCACCGCTTCGAGGGCCGTTCCCGGTTCAGCACGTGGCTGCACGTGGTGGTCGCGAACTCGTCCCGCTCCACCTACCGGTCGCTGAAGCGCCGCTCCGTCGAGCAGGCCGGCGAGCTGCCGCAGCAGCGCCCCGACCCGCGCCGCACCAGCGTGATCGCGGGCTCCCGCGTCGACATCCTCGACGCGATGGAGGACCTCGAGGCCCGCAAGCCCGACCTCATCCAGGCGCTCGTCCTGCGGGACGTCTCCCAGCTCGAGTACGCGGAGATCGCCGAGCAGCTCAAGCTCCCGCTCGGGACGGTCAAGTCGCGCATCCACGAGGCGCGGCGGCAGGTGCGGCAGACCCTCGGCGAGTCCTACACCTGA
- a CDS encoding serine/threonine protein kinase: MLFQSTPDGGEKLLIADLGLAKALAHASGAFTLPVGTPGYMSPEQARFGGGLDVRADVYGLGALTYHMLAGRAPGPAPVKSPPSELREGVTAAMDQVVLRALEVDRDNRWPTAEAFAEALSTLVPPSARIAARSAPAAASEAPPPPATMVDEAPPVPSRPAPAGAPAAEPEMDPETTVQDFRRDTAPPPPAGARSEAAVPPSMQTRFDPPSGPPGPSGPSGPADGDQTIVDHPSSRPGDRGGAYGAPRPSPSGPADGPTMAMPSRHPSSAPSTDDQRTAAFPAGQPHGAGPPGPMHSGQGPPPTGFQPPQGQVQGGGGQGGGQGGGPLGRLKGAGGRYGTPLIITAVVLAVAVVAGLLLGTLFSGDGGGEEENGGGEKAVPADFTEISNNGGKIAVAVPKAWPLQQEQTWSPSIVGLNDPQARPVLRATESVQGFQGNGTTPGVFIGVTTDMRDGQLPPPSAAKHSQCQAGGPENYTSPDESFTGTITRFTGCTSGTPSVTEVGLRHESGKFGLWIRVKETDDRKATTDILDNLRVTGP; the protein is encoded by the coding sequence GTGCTGTTCCAGTCGACCCCGGACGGCGGCGAGAAGCTGCTGATCGCCGACCTCGGGCTGGCGAAGGCGCTGGCGCACGCGTCCGGCGCGTTCACGCTGCCGGTCGGCACCCCCGGCTACATGTCCCCCGAGCAGGCCCGCTTCGGCGGCGGCCTGGACGTCCGGGCGGACGTCTACGGGCTGGGCGCGCTGACCTACCACATGCTCGCGGGGCGCGCCCCCGGCCCGGCGCCGGTGAAGTCGCCGCCGAGCGAGCTGCGCGAGGGCGTGACGGCCGCGATGGACCAGGTCGTCCTGCGCGCGCTGGAGGTCGACCGCGACAACCGCTGGCCGACCGCCGAGGCGTTCGCCGAGGCCCTCTCCACGCTCGTCCCGCCGTCGGCGCGGATCGCCGCGCGCTCCGCGCCCGCCGCCGCGTCCGAGGCGCCGCCGCCCCCGGCGACGATGGTGGACGAGGCGCCGCCCGTGCCGTCGCGGCCGGCCCCGGCGGGCGCGCCCGCCGCCGAGCCGGAGATGGATCCCGAGACCACCGTCCAGGACTTCCGCCGCGACACGGCGCCCCCGCCCCCGGCGGGCGCGCGGTCCGAGGCGGCGGTGCCGCCGAGCATGCAGACGCGCTTCGACCCGCCGTCCGGACCGCCGGGGCCGTCCGGGCCGTCCGGGCCGGCGGACGGCGACCAGACGATCGTGGACCACCCGAGTTCGCGTCCGGGCGACCGCGGCGGGGCCTACGGCGCGCCGCGGCCGTCGCCGTCCGGTCCCGCCGACGGCCCCACGATGGCGATGCCGTCGCGGCATCCGTCGTCCGCGCCGAGCACCGACGACCAGCGCACGGCCGCCTTCCCGGCGGGGCAGCCGCACGGCGCGGGCCCGCCCGGCCCGATGCACTCGGGGCAGGGGCCGCCGCCGACCGGGTTCCAGCCCCCGCAGGGGCAGGTCCAGGGCGGCGGGGGCCAAGGCGGGGGCCAGGGCGGCGGGCCGCTCGGACGGCTCAAGGGTGCGGGCGGCCGGTACGGGACGCCGCTGATCATCACCGCGGTCGTGCTGGCGGTCGCGGTCGTCGCGGGGCTCCTGCTCGGCACGCTGTTCTCCGGCGACGGCGGCGGCGAGGAGGAGAACGGCGGCGGGGAGAAGGCGGTCCCGGCGGACTTCACCGAGATCTCCAACAACGGCGGCAAGATCGCGGTCGCGGTGCCGAAGGCGTGGCCGCTGCAGCAGGAGCAGACCTGGTCGCCGTCGATCGTCGGGCTGAACGACCCGCAGGCGCGCCCGGTGCTCCGCGCCACGGAGAGCGTGCAGGGCTTCCAGGGCAACGGGACGACGCCCGGCGTGTTCATCGGCGTCACCACGGACATGCGGGACGGGCAGCTGCCCCCGCCGTCCGCCGCGAAGCACTCCCAGTGCCAGGCGGGCGGGCCCGAGAACTACACCTCGCCCGACGAGTCGTTCACCGGGACGATCACGCGGTTCACCGGCTGCACGTCGGGGACGCCGTCGGTGACCGAGGTCGGGCTCCGGCACGAGTCCGGGAAGTTCGGGCTGTGGATCCGGGTGAAGGAGACCGACGACCGCAAGGCGACCACCGACATCCTCGACAACCTCCGGGTGACCGGCCCCTGA
- a CDS encoding PadR family transcriptional regulator, with product MHAHDMWGPGPFQRPEQRPRRGGPFGPGGPGGPPGPFGPGGPGPWGHGHRGGGRGGRGGRGGRRMRRGNVRAALLALLAERPMHGYEMIQELDERTGGVWRPSPGSVYPTLQMLEDEGLVTSREDGGKRLFSLTDTGREEAAKQTTAPWEEVTDAAGENVLRGREAVGQLMGALQQVMAVGSETQKARALDVVNDARRRLYGILADDPEAE from the coding sequence ATGCATGCACACGACATGTGGGGCCCCGGCCCCTTCCAGCGTCCCGAACAGCGCCCGCGCCGCGGCGGCCCCTTCGGCCCCGGAGGTCCGGGCGGCCCGCCGGGCCCCTTCGGCCCGGGCGGTCCCGGCCCGTGGGGGCACGGCCACCGGGGCGGCGGCCGCGGCGGCCGCGGCGGCCGCGGCGGTCGCCGGATGCGGCGCGGCAACGTTCGCGCGGCCCTGCTCGCACTGCTCGCGGAGCGCCCCATGCACGGCTACGAGATGATCCAGGAGCTGGACGAGCGCACCGGCGGCGTCTGGCGGCCGAGCCCCGGTTCGGTCTACCCCACCCTCCAGATGCTGGAGGACGAGGGCCTGGTCACCAGCCGCGAGGACGGCGGCAAGCGGCTGTTCTCGCTCACCGACACGGGACGCGAGGAGGCCGCCAAGCAGACCACCGCCCCCTGGGAGGAGGTCACGGACGCCGCCGGCGAGAACGTCCTGCGGGGACGCGAGGCCGTCGGGCAGCTCATGGGCGCCCTGCAGCAGGTGATGGCCGTAGGCAGCGAGACGCAGAAGGCGCGCGCGCTGGACGTGGTCAACGATGCCCGGCGCCGCCTCTACGGGATCCTCGCCGATGACCCCGAAGCGGAGTGA
- the otsB gene encoding trehalose-phosphatase, with protein MTTPRSARRLDERPVTPLGAEGIDAIRDDPGRSVLAFDFDGTLAPIVADPAAARAHPRAPAALARLAARAGAVAIITGRPAAIAVEYGGFAGIDGLVVLGQYGMERWESGELVTPEPLPGVAEARAKLPGVLAAAGAPPGTFVEDKEHALVVHTRRCAEPEVALERLRSIIAALAERTGLALEPGRFVLELRPPGMDKGVALRSFVADRGERPSAVLFAGDDLGDLAGFGAVEALRGEGVPGVTVCSGSNEVTELAERADIVVDGPAGVIDLLDGLVDGPA; from the coding sequence GTGACTACTCCCCGCTCCGCGCGACGACTCGACGAACGGCCCGTGACGCCCCTCGGCGCCGAGGGAATCGATGCCATCCGGGACGATCCCGGACGGTCCGTGCTCGCCTTCGACTTCGACGGGACGCTCGCGCCGATCGTCGCCGACCCCGCGGCGGCCCGCGCCCACCCCCGGGCCCCCGCCGCCCTGGCCCGGCTCGCGGCCCGCGCCGGCGCGGTCGCGATCATCACCGGACGGCCCGCCGCGATCGCCGTCGAGTACGGCGGGTTCGCCGGGATCGACGGGCTCGTCGTGCTCGGGCAGTACGGGATGGAACGGTGGGAGTCGGGCGAACTGGTGACGCCCGAGCCGCTGCCGGGCGTCGCCGAGGCGCGGGCGAAGCTGCCCGGCGTGCTGGCGGCGGCCGGGGCGCCGCCCGGGACGTTCGTCGAGGACAAGGAGCACGCGCTCGTCGTCCACACGCGGCGGTGCGCCGAACCGGAGGTCGCGCTCGAGCGGCTCCGCAGCATCATCGCGGCCCTCGCCGAGCGGACGGGCCTCGCCCTCGAGCCCGGACGGTTCGTCCTCGAACTTCGGCCGCCCGGCATGGACAAGGGCGTCGCGCTGCGCTCGTTCGTGGCCGACCGCGGCGAGCGGCCCTCGGCCGTCCTGTTCGCGGGCGACGACCTGGGCGACCTCGCGGGGTTCGGCGCCGTCGAGGCGCTGCGCGGGGAGGGCGTGCCCGGCGTGACGGTGTGCAGCGGGTCGAACGAGGTCACCGAACTCGCCGAGCGCGCCGACATCGTCGTGGACGGCCCGGCCGGCGTCATCGACCTCCTCGACGGCCTCGTGGACGGTCCGGCCTAG
- a CDS encoding MarR family winged helix-turn-helix transcriptional regulator, with protein sequence MSTETTATERPAQSSERDVPDEHLTEIAGALFHLRRIWAKPDLMKRVRAQTAAGPDGRPLQLSNLMVVNAVAALHTASEDDGGPEITVGAVAERLEVDPSTASRLVGHAIDAGLVSRRPSPVDARRANLGLTDAGVRVKQVADRFRRTYYDELMSGWTEAERADFARLLTRFADAAAVRAPMYPDDGIGRIFEEAGAE encoded by the coding sequence ATGTCGACGGAGACCACCGCCACCGAACGGCCCGCCCAGTCGTCCGAACGCGACGTCCCCGACGAGCACCTCACCGAGATCGCGGGGGCGCTGTTCCACCTGCGCCGCATCTGGGCGAAACCCGACCTGATGAAGCGCGTCCGCGCGCAGACCGCGGCGGGCCCCGACGGGCGTCCCCTGCAGTTGTCCAACCTGATGGTCGTCAACGCCGTCGCCGCGCTGCACACCGCGAGCGAGGACGACGGCGGCCCCGAGATCACCGTCGGGGCCGTCGCGGAACGGCTGGAGGTCGACCCGTCCACCGCCAGCCGGCTGGTCGGGCACGCGATCGACGCCGGACTGGTGTCGCGCCGTCCCTCCCCCGTCGACGCGCGCCGCGCCAACCTCGGGCTCACCGACGCCGGCGTCCGGGTCAAGCAGGTCGCCGACCGCTTTCGCCGCACCTACTACGACGAGCTGATGTCCGGCTGGACCGAAGCCGAACGCGCGGACTTCGCGCGGCTGCTCACCCGCTTCGCCGACGCCGCCGCCGTCCGGGCGCCCATGTACCCGGACGACGGCATCGGACGGATCTTCGAGGAGGCCGGCGCGGAGTGA
- a CDS encoding SHOCT domain-containing protein codes for MTMWTTLATQMHPGGWGGDAPAFWPVFPVMFGLFWLAVLATGFYFLRRRVTGGGAQRGGDPLGQARTILAERFARGEIDEDEYLMRMSALRTDA; via the coding sequence ATGACCATGTGGACGACGCTTGCGACGCAGATGCACCCGGGCGGATGGGGCGGGGACGCGCCCGCGTTCTGGCCCGTGTTCCCGGTGATGTTCGGGCTGTTCTGGCTCGCCGTCCTGGCGACCGGGTTCTACTTCCTCCGGCGCCGCGTGACCGGGGGCGGCGCGCAGCGCGGCGGCGACCCGCTGGGCCAGGCGCGGACGATCCTCGCCGAGCGGTTCGCACGCGGCGAGATCGACGAGGACGAGTACCTCATGCGGATGTCGGCGCTGCGCACCGACGCGTGA